Proteins from a single region of Butyrivibrio fibrisolvens:
- the greA gene encoding transcription elongation factor GreA, with protein sequence MHNELTKKDIEDMQAEIDNRKINIRKELLEDVKEARAQGDLSENFEYYAAKRAKNQNESRIRFLERMIKTAKIIDDDSSDDQVGMNKTVTVYVEEDDVEEVYKIVTTIRADSLKGTISVESPLGKALMGHKVGDRVNIVISKDYNYDVIIKKIENTELTDDDKLRDF encoded by the coding sequence ATGCACAACGAACTGACTAAAAAAGACATAGAAGATATGCAGGCTGAAATTGACAACCGCAAGATCAATATAAGGAAAGAGCTTCTTGAGGATGTCAAAGAGGCAAGGGCTCAGGGCGATCTGTCCGAGAACTTTGAGTACTATGCAGCCAAGAGGGCCAAGAACCAGAACGAGAGCCGCATACGCTTTCTTGAAAGGATGATCAAGACAGCCAAGATCATTGATGATGACTCAAGTGATGATCAGGTAGGCATGAACAAGACTGTAACTGTCTATGTTGAGGAAGATGATGTCGAGGAAGTGTATAAGATCGTCACTACCATAAGAGCGGACTCCCTTAAAGGAACCATAAGTGTGGAATCTCCGCTTGGTAAAGCCCTGATGGGACATAAGGTAGGAGACCGCGTCAATATAGTTATAAGCAAGGATTATAACTATGACGTGATAATCAAAAAGATTGAGAATACCGAGCTTACAGATGATGATAAGCTCAGGGATTTCTAA
- a CDS encoding glycoside hydrolase family 3 C-terminal domain-containing protein has protein sequence MKEDFKEEIEKVISKMTLDDKIAMIHGAHLFQNGKVDHLNIPPLTMSDGPMGVRADFEPDKWIPAQHASDEVTYLPCNSSLASTWNRSLARDMGSVLGEENRGRGKDISLAPGINIKRTPLCGRNFEYFSEDPYITGELASEFVKGLQEWDVAACVKHFALNNQETQRLEVDADVDEEVLRRIYLRAFHKVLKDGGAYSVMGAYNKFRGDYCNENPFLLTKVLRDEWKWDGAVISDWGGVHNTDKAAVSDLDLEMSVRDNFDDYVMARPLKKMVQKGKIDESYIDKKVYHLLLLMYRLNMMEGFVRKCGSYNTPMHRQIALDVAREGVILLKNDNKTLPLKRDKLRKILVIGENGDRIHSNAGGSAEIKALYEITPLMGLRSHIGGNCKIDYAEGYTSRFRADEPSAFEDGGTNWQRLDAIRKAAEANWQEASLENGGGKTQSVIKVDKKLSKLRAKLREEALSMAKDPSYEQVIFIGGINHDFDSEGTDRINMDIPYEQNELIEELVKIRPDLVVVMVAGSPLNMTPWADTVKTLIWTYYNGIEGGNALADVILGNVNPSGKLAETIGHDLSDYGSHFLARFPEPETAHYTEGFKVGYRFNDTDNVEPLFPFGYGLSYTSFEYSDPKLALDDKGNKVITVSIKNIGKVSGFETVQVYARRESAEVFQELAGFEKVYLRAGEERSVDIAVELDSETELSKSFNKSVKYAIGSSSRDIRLTI, from the coding sequence ATGAAAGAAGATTTTAAAGAGGAAATAGAAAAAGTCATCAGTAAGATGACTCTTGACGACAAGATTGCCATGATCCACGGCGCACACCTTTTTCAAAACGGGAAAGTGGATCATCTTAATATTCCGCCGCTTACAATGTCAGACGGCCCTATGGGCGTAAGGGCAGATTTTGAGCCTGATAAGTGGATACCGGCGCAACATGCAAGCGACGAGGTTACATACCTTCCATGCAATTCATCTCTTGCTTCTACCTGGAACAGGTCTCTTGCAAGGGATATGGGAAGCGTCCTTGGTGAAGAGAACAGAGGAAGAGGCAAGGATATAAGCCTTGCTCCGGGTATCAATATCAAGAGGACTCCCCTTTGCGGAAGGAATTTTGAATATTTTAGTGAAGATCCTTATATAACAGGTGAGCTTGCATCAGAGTTTGTTAAGGGGCTTCAGGAGTGGGACGTTGCAGCCTGCGTCAAGCATTTTGCACTTAACAATCAGGAGACGCAGCGCCTTGAAGTGGACGCTGATGTTGATGAAGAGGTACTTCGTCGTATATATCTAAGAGCCTTCCATAAGGTGTTAAAAGATGGCGGAGCCTACAGCGTAATGGGTGCCTATAACAAGTTCAGGGGCGATTATTGCAATGAGAATCCATTCCTACTTACCAAGGTACTAAGAGATGAGTGGAAGTGGGACGGAGCGGTAATATCAGACTGGGGCGGTGTCCACAATACTGATAAAGCAGCCGTGTCAGACCTTGATCTTGAGATGTCTGTAAGAGACAACTTCGATGATTATGTTATGGCAAGGCCTCTTAAGAAGATGGTTCAAAAAGGTAAGATAGATGAGTCATATATTGACAAAAAAGTCTATCATCTCCTTCTTCTTATGTATCGCCTTAATATGATGGAAGGCTTTGTGAGAAAGTGCGGAAGTTACAATACTCCGATGCACAGGCAGATAGCACTTGATGTTGCAAGAGAAGGTGTGATCCTTCTTAAAAATGATAATAAGACACTTCCGCTTAAGAGAGATAAGCTTAGAAAGATCCTTGTAATTGGTGAAAACGGTGACAGGATCCATTCAAATGCCGGAGGATCAGCAGAGATCAAGGCTCTATATGAGATAACTCCTCTTATGGGACTTAGAAGTCATATAGGTGGTAATTGCAAGATCGATTATGCAGAGGGCTATACTTCAAGGTTCAGAGCAGATGAGCCGTCAGCCTTCGAAGATGGCGGAACCAACTGGCAGAGGCTCGATGCTATAAGGAAGGCAGCAGAAGCTAACTGGCAGGAAGCTTCCCTTGAAAATGGCGGTGGTAAGACTCAGTCTGTTATTAAAGTAGACAAAAAACTGTCAAAGCTTCGTGCTAAGCTCCGTGAGGAAGCCCTGTCGATGGCAAAGGATCCGTCTTATGAGCAGGTTATATTCATAGGCGGAATCAATCACGATTTTGATTCTGAAGGGACAGACAGGATAAACATGGATATTCCTTATGAGCAAAACGAGCTCATAGAAGAGCTTGTTAAGATACGTCCTGATCTTGTGGTAGTTATGGTAGCAGGAAGTCCTCTTAATATGACTCCATGGGCAGACACGGTTAAGACTCTTATCTGGACTTACTATAACGGAATTGAGGGAGGCAATGCCCTTGCAGATGTGATCCTTGGCAATGTCAATCCTTCCGGCAAGCTTGCAGAGACTATAGGGCATGACCTTAGTGATTATGGAAGTCACTTTCTGGCAAGATTCCCTGAGCCTGAAACAGCGCATTATACAGAAGGCTTCAAGGTTGGATACCGCTTTAATGATACTGATAATGTAGAGCCTTTGTTCCCGTTTGGATATGGTCTGTCTTATACGAGCTTTGAATATTCAGATCCTAAGTTGGCGCTTGATGATAAGGGTAATAAGGTTATTACAGTTAGTATCAAAAATATAGGAAAAGTATCAGGCTTTGAAACCGTGCAGGTTTATGCAAGAAGAGAAAGCGCAGAAGTATTCCAGGAACTTGCAGGTTTTGAAAAAGTATACCTTCGCGCAGGCGAAGAAAGAAGCGTGGATATAGCTGTAGAACTTGACTCAGAGACAGAGCTTTCCAAGAGCTTTAATAAGTCTGTCAAGTATGCGATAGGTTCATCTTCACGTGATATAAGACTTACAATTTAA
- a CDS encoding SLC13 family permease, whose translation MLTSKTIAIALFVLMYVLMVLLPKKRAVVALSTAAIYVILTLIGVGGDPILPITQVPSAIDWNILMMLVGTMVIVDYFIESKMPNVIAEWLLRLAPNVLWVTILMSLFSGIISAFIDNVATVLMVAPVGLAICKKLNISPVSMIICIAVSSNLQGAATLVGDTTSIMLAGAAGMNFNDFFVFHGRAGIFFAVELGALLTVPIMMILFHKDKEPVTSTEHTVVTDYVPTITMLGHVVLLIIASFIPEEMKPETTNGIICLVCGVLTVVWEIAKQKSTDGMWHSLKAMDWDTMLLLTGLFCVIAGITNVGVIDDLATMISKAGSSNVFILYSIVVWGSVLISAFIDNIPYVATMLPILGSVAATLNIDANFLYFGLLIGATLGGNITPIGASANIAGVGMLRKEGYEVKFRDFFKIGIPFTLTAVITGYLFVWLVWKP comes from the coding sequence ATGTTAACATCCAAAACCATCGCGATAGCACTTTTTGTACTTATGTATGTACTCATGGTGCTATTACCAAAGAAAAGAGCTGTTGTAGCACTTTCAACAGCGGCAATCTATGTAATCCTTACACTCATAGGAGTAGGCGGTGATCCTATCCTTCCAATCACTCAGGTACCCAGTGCTATCGACTGGAACATACTTATGATGCTGGTAGGAACCATGGTCATCGTAGACTATTTCATCGAATCCAAGATGCCCAATGTTATTGCTGAGTGGCTGCTTAGACTCGCACCCAACGTATTGTGGGTTACAATTCTCATGTCACTTTTCTCAGGTATCATCTCAGCTTTCATCGACAACGTAGCTACAGTACTTATGGTAGCTCCTGTTGGACTTGCTATCTGTAAGAAGCTGAACATATCTCCTGTATCCATGATCATCTGTATCGCAGTATCCTCAAACCTTCAGGGCGCTGCAACACTTGTTGGTGATACAACATCTATCATGCTTGCAGGCGCTGCCGGCATGAACTTCAATGACTTCTTCGTATTCCATGGAAGAGCCGGTATCTTCTTTGCTGTAGAGCTTGGTGCTCTTCTTACTGTTCCGATCATGATGATCCTCTTCCACAAGGACAAAGAGCCTGTTACATCAACAGAGCATACAGTTGTAACTGACTATGTTCCAACTATCACAATGCTGGGACATGTGGTACTTCTTATCATCGCATCCTTCATTCCTGAAGAGATGAAGCCTGAGACAACTAATGGTATCATCTGTCTTGTATGCGGCGTCCTCACTGTAGTATGGGAGATTGCCAAGCAGAAGAGCACAGATGGAATGTGGCACTCACTTAAGGCTATGGACTGGGATACAATGCTCCTTCTTACAGGTCTGTTCTGCGTTATAGCTGGTATCACCAATGTTGGTGTTATCGACGATCTTGCAACTATGATCTCCAAGGCAGGTAGCAGCAATGTATTCATTTTGTATTCAATTGTAGTATGGGGTTCTGTTCTTATCTCTGCTTTCATAGACAACATACCTTACGTTGCAACTATGCTCCCTATCCTGGGCTCTGTTGCAGCAACACTTAATATAGATGCTAACTTCCTGTATTTCGGTCTCCTTATAGGAGCAACCCTTGGCGGTAACATCACTCCTATCGGAGCCTCTGCCAATATCGCAGGTGTTGGTATGCTTAGAAAAGAAGGTTATGAGGTTAAGTTCAGAGACTTCTTCAAGATCGGTATTCCATTTACACTTACAGCTGTTATAACAGGTTATCTCTTCGTATGGCTTGTTTGGAAACCATGA
- a CDS encoding TIM-barrel domain-containing protein, protein MFFAQDGNILIGKREGETLRIEPWGKNALRVRSTMYPEFTGNNWGLEEDIDHGSARIETFDDHATIENGNISAHINNSGVITFFKNGQKILKEYYRSYDASVTKESICLKLIARNFKPIVGGDYKLTMRFEPNDDEKIFGMGCYQQKYMDLKGCVLELAQRNSQTSIPFALSSKGFGFLWNNPAVGKASFGKNYTEFEAYATKELDYWIVAEDTPAKIVERYTEVTGRAPEIRNDVFGLWQSRLRYRTQEEVLSVARKYKELGIKLDVIVIDFFHWTRQGDWQFDPEYWPDPKSMIDELHAGGTKVIVSVWPSVDKKSIHFNEMWDKGYLIRTEHGSNQTYDYQGDCVEIDCTNPEARQYIWDICKKNYYDYGIDMFWLDNAEPDFGVYDFDNYRYRMGTALSCSNIYPKLYAKAFYDGQKADGNDKIFSLIRCGWVGSQKYGTLLWNGDIQSTWEALQSAVGQGLNMGIAGIPWWNTDVAGFMNGDMTTEYFKELAQRWFEFAIFTPILRLHGDREPMNIPALDTTKDWGGGYLHTGAPTEMWACGDEVFNVMKKNLELRESLVPYIDELNKEAHKTGLPIMRAMFLEFPEDAKCWELDDQYMFGSKYLVAPVLEAGVSEREVYLPEGKWEDIRDGKVYEGGCTVKAPAPIDSIPVFKRV, encoded by the coding sequence ATGTTTTTTGCACAGGATGGAAATATCCTAATTGGGAAAAGAGAGGGAGAGACTCTCAGAATTGAGCCTTGGGGCAAGAATGCTCTTCGTGTTCGCTCTACAATGTATCCTGAATTTACAGGTAATAACTGGGGACTAGAGGAAGATATAGATCATGGAAGTGCCAGGATCGAGACTTTTGATGATCATGCTACGATTGAAAATGGTAATATATCTGCTCATATCAATAATTCAGGTGTTATCACATTTTTCAAAAATGGACAGAAGATTCTCAAGGAATATTATAGAAGCTATGATGCCTCTGTAACCAAGGAGAGCATATGTCTTAAACTCATTGCCAGGAACTTTAAGCCTATAGTGGGCGGAGATTACAAGCTTACTATGCGCTTTGAGCCCAATGACGATGAGAAGATCTTTGGTATGGGCTGCTATCAGCAAAAGTACATGGACCTTAAAGGATGCGTACTTGAGCTTGCACAGCGTAACTCCCAGACATCAATTCCTTTTGCTCTTTCAAGCAAGGGCTTTGGATTCTTATGGAATAACCCAGCAGTAGGTAAAGCTTCTTTTGGTAAGAACTATACAGAGTTTGAAGCATATGCAACCAAGGAACTTGATTACTGGATCGTAGCAGAAGATACACCTGCAAAGATTGTAGAAAGATATACAGAAGTTACAGGTAGAGCTCCAGAGATCAGAAATGACGTATTTGGCCTTTGGCAGTCAAGACTTCGTTACAGAACTCAGGAAGAGGTTCTTTCTGTAGCAAGAAAATATAAGGAGCTTGGCATCAAGCTTGACGTTATCGTAATAGACTTTTTCCATTGGACAAGGCAGGGTGACTGGCAGTTCGATCCTGAGTATTGGCCTGATCCAAAGTCAATGATAGATGAGCTTCACGCTGGCGGTACAAAGGTAATCGTATCTGTATGGCCTTCAGTTGATAAGAAGTCCATTCATTTTAATGAGATGTGGGATAAGGGATATCTTATCCGTACAGAGCATGGTTCAAACCAGACTTACGACTATCAGGGAGACTGCGTAGAGATAGATTGCACTAACCCTGAGGCTCGTCAGTATATCTGGGATATCTGCAAGAAGAACTACTATGACTACGGCATTGATATGTTCTGGCTTGATAATGCTGAGCCTGACTTTGGCGTATATGATTTTGACAACTACCGCTATCGTATGGGGACTGCTCTTTCCTGCAGCAACATCTATCCTAAGCTTTATGCTAAGGCTTTCTACGATGGTCAGAAAGCTGATGGCAATGACAAGATCTTCTCGCTTATCAGATGCGGCTGGGTTGGATCACAGAAGTACGGCACACTTCTATGGAACGGTGATATCCAGTCAACCTGGGAAGCTCTGCAGTCAGCAGTTGGCCAAGGCCTTAATATGGGTATTGCAGGTATCCCATGGTGGAATACAGACGTTGCCGGCTTCATGAATGGTGATATGACTACAGAATACTTTAAAGAGCTGGCTCAGAGATGGTTCGAGTTTGCTATATTCACACCTATCCTTCGTCTCCACGGAGATAGAGAACCTATGAACATCCCTGCACTTGACACTACCAAGGACTGGGGCGGCGGATACCTCCACACAGGCGCACCTACTGAGATGTGGGCATGCGGCGATGAAGTCTTTAATGTTATGAAAAAGAACTTAGAGCTTCGCGAAAGTCTTGTTCCATATATTGACGAGCTCAACAAAGAGGCTCATAAGACAGGTCTTCCAATCATGCGTGCTATGTTCCTTGAATTCCCTGAAGATGCGAAGTGCTGGGAACTCGATGATCAGTACATGTTCGGTAGTAAGTACCTTGTAGCACCTGTCCTTGAAGCAGGTGTATCAGAAAGAGAAGTATACCTTCCTGAAGGAAAGTGGGAAGACATCCGTGATGGCAAGGTATATGAAGGCGGATGCACAGTTAAGGCGCCGGCTCCTATAGACAGTATCCCTGTATTTAAGAGAGTATAA
- a CDS encoding LCP family protein has protein sequence MIVREYRGLIVDIKEEILETENKEVPTKRKASKMSRSRKLRMAIIILEILVILFEGAVLYVVKKLDRVQKVAISVDELQENISAEVKANAESGQMKGYTNIALFGVDTRTGDLENNTRSDTILIASINNSTKEVKLVSVYRDTYLNLGNDSYNKANSAYAQGGPTQAINMLNMNLDLNITDFITVGFEGLVDVIDALGGIDLELTDAEVKHLNDYQKIMARQQGKEYIAVTQSGYQHLNGLQATAYCRIRYTSGDDFKRTERQRIVLEKVFEAASKASLSELNAIIDAVTDEIYTSLSTSEILGYVSNITSYSIVDTTGIPNSDMRTGATLGRKGSCVVPVTLEANVIWLHEYLFGEENYSPSSKVLEYSEKIQADSGYTLDEDGNVVSGYYKNTNNTTTTTSTQTTTPSTTQEETTDPYAGLMSMIDPHTGGVVWYDPYTGAVIDPATGQPTGAMADPATGNVVYPGESSSQGTQSTTPDATTTDPNAATAAPADPNAAAQTPTDPNAVPADPNAAPAADPNATPSQTPVTP, from the coding sequence ATGATAGTTCGAGAATATCGAGGTCTTATTGTGGATATCAAAGAAGAAATTTTAGAAACTGAAAATAAAGAGGTGCCGACCAAGAGGAAAGCGTCTAAGATGAGCAGATCAAGAAAGCTCAGAATGGCTATCATCATTCTGGAGATTCTTGTGATACTTTTCGAAGGCGCTGTTCTTTATGTTGTAAAAAAACTTGATCGTGTCCAGAAGGTCGCCATTTCAGTAGATGAACTTCAGGAAAATATCAGTGCTGAAGTTAAGGCTAATGCTGAAAGCGGACAGATGAAGGGTTATACCAATATTGCTCTTTTCGGTGTAGATACAAGAACCGGTGATCTTGAGAACAATACAAGAAGTGATACTATCCTTATTGCTTCTATCAACAACTCGACCAAAGAAGTTAAGCTGGTTTCAGTTTACAGAGACACATATCTTAATCTTGGTAATGACTCTTATAACAAAGCCAACAGTGCTTATGCACAGGGCGGACCTACACAGGCTATCAACATGCTAAACATGAATCTGGATCTTAATATCACAGATTTCATCACAGTAGGTTTTGAGGGACTTGTTGATGTAATAGATGCTCTTGGCGGAATAGACTTAGAGCTTACAGATGCAGAAGTTAAGCACCTTAATGACTACCAGAAGATAATGGCCCGTCAGCAGGGCAAGGAATATATAGCTGTTACCCAGTCAGGATATCAGCACCTTAACGGTCTTCAGGCAACTGCATATTGCAGGATCAGATACACCTCAGGTGATGACTTTAAGAGAACCGAGAGACAGCGAATCGTTTTGGAAAAAGTATTTGAAGCAGCCAGCAAGGCTTCGCTTTCAGAGCTTAATGCCATAATTGATGCAGTAACTGATGAAATATATACATCACTGTCCACATCAGAAATTCTTGGATACGTATCTAACATCACAAGCTACAGCATAGTAGATACGACAGGTATCCCGAATTCTGACATGAGAACAGGTGCAACACTTGGAAGAAAGGGAAGCTGCGTAGTTCCTGTTACCCTTGAAGCTAATGTAATATGGCTCCATGAATATCTTTTTGGAGAAGAAAATTACAGCCCGTCTTCCAAAGTCCTTGAATATAGTGAAAAGATCCAGGCTGATTCCGGATATACTCTTGATGAAGATGGTAATGTAGTTTCCGGATATTACAAGAACACAAATAATACTACTACAACGACAAGTACTCAGACTACGACGCCTAGTACCACTCAGGAAGAGACGACGGATCCATATGCAGGTCTTATGTCTATGATAGATCCTCATACTGGCGGCGTTGTATGGTATGATCCATATACAGGTGCTGTTATCGATCCTGCTACAGGTCAGCCAACAGGAGCAATGGCAGATCCGGCAACAGGTAATGTTGTTTATCCAGGTGAAAGTTCTTCTCAGGGAACTCAGTCTACTACACCTGATGCTACGACTACAGATCCAAATGCGGCAACAGCAGCACCTGCAGATCCAAACGCTGCGGCGCAGACCCCTACTGATCCCAATGCAGTACCGGCTGACCCTAATGCAGCGCCGGCGGCAGATCCTAATGCTACGCCTAGTCAGACACCTGTGACACCTTGA
- a CDS encoding alpha-L-fucosidase — MKFDLQKEMARIDDQIAKGPYKDTWESISTYPVPKWYADAKFGIFIHFSVCSQTAYANEWYPRGMYIQGTREFEHHVKTHGPHKEFGYKDFIPLFKAEKFSADEWNDLFKEAGAEYVVPVGEHHDGFQMYKSKISDWNAAKMGPMRDVVGEMEDSIREHGMIAGVSSHRIEHWWFLSHAREFDSDMTGKEERGHIYWPSMKECEDQMDPFSEPTPSEEFLQDWLARTVELIDRFAPRVLYFDWWIHHSAARPYVRKMMAYYYNHMEKLGLTGIVNYKYGALPFGCGVPDVERGQFAEAKPYIWQTDTSIGDYSWGYIPDNRYKTSRQIIENLVDVVSKNGRLLLNVGPKGDGTICEEETKVLKEIGSWLKVNGEAIYGTKPYERSSEGPTKVEDGYFTETAKEYTSEDFRFTVKDDHMYVIVMKASLNGDYHVKSFARRRDEDQNHFTGVISDVEVLGGSCSFQHKTDGLHIHSDIKSDYPVVFRISFS; from the coding sequence ATGAAATTCGATCTTCAAAAAGAAATGGCCCGTATAGACGACCAGATAGCAAAGGGGCCTTATAAAGATACCTGGGAATCTATTTCTACATATCCTGTACCAAAGTGGTACGCTGATGCCAAATTCGGAATATTCATACATTTTAGTGTATGTTCACAGACTGCTTATGCCAATGAATGGTATCCACGCGGGATGTATATTCAGGGAACAAGAGAATTTGAGCATCATGTCAAGACACATGGTCCTCACAAAGAGTTTGGATACAAAGACTTCATTCCGCTTTTTAAGGCAGAGAAGTTCAGTGCTGATGAGTGGAATGACCTTTTTAAAGAAGCCGGAGCTGAGTATGTAGTTCCTGTAGGCGAACATCACGACGGATTTCAGATGTACAAAAGTAAGATATCTGACTGGAATGCAGCTAAGATGGGACCTATGCGCGATGTAGTCGGCGAGATGGAAGACTCTATAAGAGAGCACGGGATGATAGCAGGAGTATCATCACACAGGATAGAGCACTGGTGGTTTTTGTCCCATGCAAGAGAGTTTGATTCAGATATGACTGGCAAGGAAGAAAGAGGTCATATCTACTGGCCGTCAATGAAGGAATGCGAAGATCAGATGGATCCTTTCTCCGAGCCGACTCCTTCAGAAGAATTCCTTCAGGACTGGCTTGCAAGAACAGTTGAACTTATAGACCGATTTGCGCCAAGAGTTCTTTATTTTGACTGGTGGATACACCACAGCGCTGCAAGACCTTATGTAAGGAAGATGATGGCGTACTATTACAATCATATGGAGAAGCTTGGCCTTACAGGAATCGTAAACTACAAGTATGGAGCACTTCCTTTTGGCTGCGGCGTTCCTGATGTTGAGAGAGGCCAGTTTGCTGAGGCTAAGCCATATATATGGCAGACAGATACATCTATAGGAGATTATTCCTGGGGATATATTCCTGACAACCGTTATAAGACTTCAAGACAGATCATAGAGAACCTTGTGGATGTAGTTTCCAAAAACGGAAGACTTCTTCTTAACGTAGGTCCTAAGGGCGATGGAACTATCTGCGAGGAAGAGACTAAGGTGTTAAAAGAGATAGGAAGCTGGCTTAAAGTAAACGGTGAAGCCATATACGGAACAAAGCCTTATGAAAGATCTTCAGAAGGACCTACCAAGGTAGAAGATGGCTATTTTACTGAAACAGCAAAGGAATACACTTCAGAAGATTTCAGATTTACTGTCAAAGATGATCACATGTATGTTATAGTAATGAAGGCGTCTTTAAACGGAGACTATCATGTGAAAAGTTTTGCAAGAAGGCGCGACGAGGATCAGAATCATTTTACTGGGGTAATAAGTGATGTAGAAGTGCTTGGAGGAAGTTGCAGTTTCCAGCACAAAACTGATGGATTGCACATTCATTCAGATATTAAGTCAGATTATCCAGTTGTATTTCGTATATCTTTTTCTTAA
- a CDS encoding AraC family transcriptional regulator, giving the protein MYEVYYGGISKVHPTGFMMSRPNGAGHYVILLIRSGGTYNIAGCEKIVPPGSAVILDPKVPYSYSNPKGQYIDDWLHFTFEGENLISKKLLPLNTFFQISDIEDPATLLGQVLFEMSYTKNADIQRDNIDCLMNVLMNHLYSAYTMQDDPRYKNPFYPQFQALRLSMQGGNFDDISMARKAESMSISVSYFQHLYKDFFGISYQKDVIDMRIEYAKRMVKSTDNKIELIAKLCGYSNEIHFYRQFKEITGMTPKQYKELNS; this is encoded by the coding sequence ATGTACGAAGTCTATTACGGAGGCATAAGCAAAGTGCATCCCACAGGTTTTATGATGTCACGTCCAAACGGGGCAGGTCACTATGTTATTCTGCTGATAAGATCAGGTGGCACATATAATATCGCAGGTTGCGAGAAAATTGTCCCCCCTGGAAGCGCTGTTATCCTTGACCCTAAGGTTCCCTACTCATATTCAAATCCCAAGGGACAGTATATAGATGACTGGCTCCACTTTACTTTCGAAGGAGAAAACCTGATATCTAAAAAGCTCCTTCCCCTTAACACTTTTTTCCAGATAAGTGATATTGAAGATCCTGCAACGCTTCTTGGACAGGTTCTGTTCGAGATGTCTTATACCAAAAACGCAGATATTCAAAGAGATAATATAGACTGCCTTATGAACGTCCTTATGAACCATCTCTATAGCGCTTATACCATGCAGGATGATCCAAGGTATAAGAATCCATTCTATCCACAGTTTCAGGCTCTGCGCCTATCCATGCAGGGAGGAAATTTTGATGACATCAGTATGGCAAGAAAGGCTGAATCCATGTCTATAAGCGTGTCCTATTTTCAGCATCTGTATAAGGATTTCTTTGGAATATCTTATCAAAAAGATGTGATAGACATGAGGATTGAATATGCCAAGAGAATGGTGAAATCAACTGACAATAAAATAGAGCTTATTGCTAAGCTCTGCGGATATAGTAACGAAATACATTTCTATCGTCAGTTTAAAGAGATAACCGGAATGACTCCGAAACAATATAAAGAGCTGAATTCGTAA